One window of the Pedobacter ginsengisoli genome contains the following:
- the atpH gene encoding ATP synthase F1 subunit delta yields the protein MSENKAASRYAKSLLDLSTEQNALEEIKNDMVLVEQIIKDSSELEAILKNPIVPLDKKAGILENIFGAKVHQITNTFMKLVVSKGRSAILFGTAKAFIAQYNAIKGIITADVTSAVELTPASRAEIVAIVKKEMGAKEVVVKEKINSKLIGGFILKVGDKQFDASISSGLSKLKKEFAQGIV from the coding sequence ATGTCAGAAAATAAAGCAGCATCGAGATACGCCAAATCATTATTAGATCTTTCTACAGAGCAAAATGCTTTAGAGGAAATCAAAAATGATATGGTTCTAGTGGAACAAATAATTAAAGATAGCTCAGAATTGGAAGCTATCCTTAAAAACCCTATAGTTCCTTTGGATAAAAAAGCAGGAATTTTGGAGAATATATTTGGTGCAAAAGTTCATCAGATTACCAATACCTTTATGAAATTGGTAGTAAGCAAAGGCCGTTCTGCGATTTTATTTGGTACAGCAAAGGCTTTTATTGCTCAGTACAATGCGATTAAAGGAATTATTACTGCGGATGTAACTTCTGCAGTTGAACTTACACCTGCAAGCAGAGCTGAGATTGTAGCTATAGTTAAAAAGGAGATGGGCGCCAAGGAAGTTGTGGTTAAAGAAAAAATTAACAGCAAATTGATTGGTGGCTTTATTTTAAAAGTTGGCGATAAACAATTTGATGCTAGTATTTCAAGCGGTTTAAGTAAGCTTAAAAAGGAATTTGCTCAGGGGATTGTTTAA
- the atpE gene encoding ATP synthase F0 subunit C, whose translation MVGSIAAIGAGLAVIGAGIGIGQVGGKAMEGIARQPEAASKIQTAMIIAAALIEGAALFGVVVALLGLGV comes from the coding sequence ATGGTAGGTTCAATCGCGGCGATAGGTGCCGGTTTAGCAGTAATTGGTGCCGGTATCGGTATCGGTCAGGTAGGTGGAAAAGCAATGGAAGGTATTGCTCGTCAGCCAGAAGCTGCATCAAAAATTCAGACTGCAATGATTATTGCTGCCGCTCTTATTGAGGGTGCTGCTTTATTCGGTGTGGTAGTTGCATTATTAGGCTTAGGTGTTTAA
- a CDS encoding F0F1 ATP synthase subunit B has product MELVTPTIGLVFWTAVAFVCLLILLKKFAWKPILSAIHEREQSIDEALNKAELAKHEMARLTAQNEELMKEARAERDHILKEAKALKDSIVHEAKTQAHNEGAKLIEKAKIEIENQKKAALAELKSQVSTLSLEIAERVLRGQLEDKAKQQDLVANLLKDVELN; this is encoded by the coding sequence ATGGAATTAGTAACCCCTACCATAGGATTAGTTTTTTGGACAGCAGTAGCATTTGTTTGCTTGTTAATATTGCTTAAGAAATTTGCATGGAAACCCATTCTTTCAGCTATTCACGAACGTGAGCAGTCAATTGACGAAGCTTTAAATAAAGCTGAACTTGCAAAGCATGAGATGGCTCGTTTAACTGCTCAGAATGAGGAGTTAATGAAAGAAGCACGTGCTGAACGTGACCATATCCTGAAAGAAGCTAAAGCTCTAAAAGATAGCATTGTTCACGAAGCGAAAACACAAGCTCATAATGAAGGAGCTAAATTAATTGAAAAAGCTAAAATTGAAATTGAGAACCAAAAGAAAGCTGCTTTAGCTGAACTTAAGAGTCAGGTTTCAACTTTATCTTTAGAAATTGCTGAACGTGTTTTACGTGGTCAGCTTGAAGATAAAGCAAAACAACAGGATTTAGTTGCTAATCTTTTAAAAGATGTTGAATTAAACTAA
- the atpB gene encoding F0F1 ATP synthase subunit A yields the protein MDCSHVFEFKVKRLIVVFTLFLAFLSVSSRVFAQADTASVPADTAATAAHVESAHGAGHGEEKFEPTKVIMEHIADSHVWHLWGHLSVPLPVILYTPDAGLEFFSSGHFHHGEHDYAGAKNTYRLVEDKIKIVGADGKVDEAASSKILDFSITKNVAAMFIAIAVILIIFISVAGAYKKRVGKAPKGLQSFVEPIILFVRDDIAKPNIGHKHAKFMPYLLTVFFFIWINNVLGLIPIFPGGANVTGNISLTFVLSLFTMIVVNINGNKYYWKHIFLPSVPFWLWPLMVVVEVVGVISKPFALMVRLFANITAGHIIVLSLISLIFIFKTLAIAPVSVAFVLFMDVLELLVAFLQAFIFTLLTALFIGMAVEEHH from the coding sequence ATGGATTGTAGCCACGTTTTTGAGTTTAAAGTGAAAAGGTTAATTGTTGTTTTTACGCTTTTTTTAGCGTTTCTGTCGGTTTCGTCTAGAGTTTTTGCTCAAGCGGATACTGCATCTGTTCCTGCCGATACTGCTGCAACTGCAGCTCATGTTGAAAGCGCGCATGGCGCCGGACATGGAGAAGAGAAGTTTGAGCCTACCAAGGTGATTATGGAGCACATTGCGGATTCGCATGTGTGGCATCTTTGGGGACATCTTTCTGTTCCGCTTCCTGTGATATTATATACTCCGGATGCTGGTTTGGAGTTTTTCTCTTCTGGCCATTTTCATCATGGAGAACATGATTACGCCGGAGCAAAGAATACTTATCGTTTAGTTGAAGATAAGATCAAGATTGTTGGCGCCGATGGTAAAGTAGATGAGGCGGCTTCGTCTAAGATCCTTGATTTTTCAATCACTAAGAATGTTGCTGCTATGTTTATTGCAATAGCGGTTATTCTGATCATATTTATATCAGTTGCCGGCGCATATAAGAAACGTGTTGGTAAAGCGCCTAAAGGTTTGCAGTCGTTTGTTGAGCCAATTATTCTTTTTGTAAGAGATGATATTGCAAAGCCAAATATCGGACATAAGCATGCTAAGTTTATGCCATATTTATTAACTGTGTTTTTCTTTATCTGGATCAACAACGTTTTAGGTTTGATTCCTATTTTTCCTGGAGGTGCTAACGTAACGGGTAATATCTCTTTAACATTTGTACTTTCATTGTTTACTATGATTGTTGTAAATATCAATGGTAACAAGTATTACTGGAAGCACATATTTTTACCTAGTGTTCCTTTCTGGTTATGGCCACTTATGGTTGTAGTAGAGGTTGTAGGTGTAATTTCTAAGCCTTTTGCGTTAATGGTCCGTTTATTTGCGAACATTACTGCGGGCCACATTATCGTTTTGAGTTTGATCTCATTGATATTTATTTTTAAAACATTGGCTATTGCTCCTGTGTCTGTTGCATTTGTATTGTTTATGGATGTGTTAGAATTACTTGTAGCATTTTTACAGGCCTTTATATTTACATTACTTACTGCCCTGTTTATTGGTATGGCAGTGGAAGAGCATCATTAA
- the atpA gene encoding F0F1 ATP synthase subunit alpha, which translates to MVEVRPDEVSAIIRQQLAGFKSEAELEEVGTVLQVGDGIARVYGLTKVQSGELVEFETGLQGIVLNLEEDNVGVVLLGPSDKIKEGDTIKRTKKIASIKVGEGMLGRVVNTLGEPIDGKGPILGETYEMPIERKAPGVIYRQPVTEPLQTGIKAIDGMIPIGRGQRELVIGDRQIGKTAVCIDTIINQKEFYEAGNPVFCIYVACGQKASTVANIVRTLEENGAMPYTVVVAASAAEPAPLQFYAPFSGAAIGEFFRDTGRPALIVYDDLSKQAVAYREVSLLLRRPPGREAYPGDVFYLHSRLLERAAKINSNDEIAQAMNDLPESLKGIVKGGGSLTALPIIETQAGDVSAYIPTNVISITDGQIFLESNLFNSGIRPAINVGISVSRVGGNAQIKSMKKVAGTLKLDQAQYRELEAFSKFGSDLDAATKSVLDKGARNVEILKQGQFSPMTVEKQVAIIYIGTKNLMRSVPVNKVREFEVEYLQQLELRHPETLSALKAGKLDDSITGVLETVAKELSSKY; encoded by the coding sequence ATGGTAGAGGTAAGACCAGACGAAGTATCGGCAATTATCAGGCAACAATTGGCGGGCTTCAAATCAGAAGCAGAACTTGAAGAAGTTGGTACCGTATTGCAGGTGGGTGATGGTATTGCCCGTGTTTATGGTTTAACTAAGGTTCAATCGGGCGAGTTAGTTGAATTTGAAACCGGCTTGCAGGGTATTGTTTTGAACCTTGAAGAAGATAATGTTGGTGTGGTTCTATTGGGCCCTTCAGACAAAATCAAAGAAGGTGATACTATTAAACGTACTAAGAAAATTGCCTCTATTAAAGTTGGTGAAGGTATGTTGGGACGTGTTGTTAACACGCTTGGCGAACCTATCGACGGTAAAGGACCTATTTTGGGCGAGACTTATGAAATGCCGATTGAGCGTAAAGCTCCTGGTGTAATTTATCGTCAGCCTGTAACTGAGCCTTTACAAACCGGTATTAAAGCTATTGACGGAATGATTCCTATTGGTCGCGGTCAACGTGAGCTAGTAATTGGTGACCGTCAGATTGGTAAAACAGCTGTTTGTATCGATACCATTATTAATCAAAAAGAATTTTACGAAGCAGGTAACCCTGTATTCTGTATATATGTAGCTTGCGGTCAGAAAGCAAGTACTGTAGCAAACATTGTGCGTACTCTTGAAGAGAATGGTGCAATGCCTTATACAGTAGTAGTTGCTGCATCAGCAGCAGAGCCTGCTCCATTGCAGTTCTATGCTCCTTTCTCAGGTGCAGCAATAGGTGAGTTTTTCCGTGATACTGGAAGACCAGCTTTAATTGTTTATGATGATTTATCTAAACAAGCTGTTGCATACCGTGAGGTGTCATTGTTATTACGTCGTCCACCAGGTCGTGAGGCTTATCCAGGTGACGTGTTCTATCTTCACAGTCGTTTGTTAGAGCGTGCTGCAAAGATCAACTCGAATGATGAGATTGCACAAGCGATGAACGATTTACCTGAATCACTAAAAGGTATCGTTAAAGGAGGAGGTTCATTAACCGCACTGCCTATTATTGAAACTCAGGCGGGTGACGTTTCTGCGTATATTCCTACTAACGTAATTTCGATTACTGATGGTCAGATCTTCTTAGAAAGTAACTTGTTTAACTCTGGTATTCGTCCGGCAATTAACGTAGGTATCTCTGTATCACGTGTGGGTGGTAACGCTCAGATTAAATCGATGAAGAAAGTTGCAGGTACTTTAAAATTAGATCAGGCTCAATATCGCGAGTTAGAGGCTTTCTCTAAATTCGGTTCAGATCTTGATGCTGCTACTAAATCAGTTCTTGATAAAGGTGCCCGTAACGTTGAGATTTTGAAGCAAGGTCAGTTCTCTCCAATGACTGTTGAGAAACAGGTGGCTATCATTTACATTGGTACTAAAAACTTAATGCGTTCGGTTCCTGTAAATAAAGTAAGAGAATTTGAAGTTGAATATTTACAGCAATTAGAATTACGTCATCCAGAAACTTTAAGTGCTTTAAAAGCAGGTAAGTTAGATGATTCAATCACTGGAGTATTAGAAACTGTTGCTAAAGAGCTTTCAAGTAAATACTAA